A genomic region of Raphanus sativus cultivar WK10039 chromosome 6, ASM80110v3, whole genome shotgun sequence contains the following coding sequences:
- the LOC108807391 gene encoding putative F-box protein At3g52320, which yields MGLSFRLTAVKELKKRKKKLEEVGARRCRRGAPGVAILQIPEDLLTEILLRLPAKSLMRLKCVSKLWSSLISSRRFTNLFLKTRQQRRLFMHLVNKENHSEFALFSSSSPNPYSDRAVSVLKRDLNMPWMLGGEFVSALRGLLCVRVQGRLLICNLTTKQLVELPTIIRRTRLGGVLPNNDNNVWDYFCHDPVHDEYKALNIVWEESKEEGKVVRSEHHVLVLGPGVSWRCIQSSTAIPPHRPCSQGISINGVLYYGACIDNNNTSVVMSFDLRSEEFTLIKLPLDVVMTSSPNLMNYGGKIAVFDYSVSLLATNGTVDLWTLEDGGKSIWSNKMSLVLPVSQMNFASNNHLKMQSTTRSGEVRLAKATIVFNQHVFYVTYDFERNMVTSRFKLKPLSASIGTCLRTNFWDDTESIMYLET from the coding sequence ATGGGGTTGTCTTTCCGTCTAACCGCCGTGAAAGAGCtcaagaaaaggaagaagaagttGGAGGAAGTAGGAGCCAGGAGGTGCCGGAGAGGAGCCCCAGGCGTGGCCATTCTTCAGATCCCCGAAGATTTGTTGACAGAAATCTTGTTGAGATTGCCGGCGAAATCGCTGATGAGGTTAAAGTGCGTGTCAAAGCTCTGGTCTTCCCTCATCTCCTCCCGCCGTTTCACCAACCTTTTCCTCAAGACTCGGCAACAACGGCGTCTGTTTATGCATCTTGTGAACAAGGAAAACCATTCCGAGTTTGCCTTGTTCTCATCATCATCGCCGAATCCTTACTCAGACAGAGCTGTCTCTGTACTCAAACGAGATCTAAACATGCCGTGGATGCTGGGAGGCGAGTTCGTGAGTGCTCTCCGTGGCCTGCTTTGTGTCAGAGTCCAGGGAAGATTGCTTATCTGTAACCTCACCACCAAGCAGCTCGTGGAGTTGCCCACCATTATAAGAAGAACAAGACTAGGGGGGGTTTTACCTAATAATGATAACAACGTGTGGGACTATTTCTGCCACGACCCTGTTCACGATGAGTACAAAGCGCTTAACATAGTTTGGGAGGAGAGCAAGGAAGAAGGTAAAGTTGTTAGATCCGAGCATCATGTATTGGTACTTGGTCCTGGAGTTTCATGGAGATGCATTCAAAGCAGCACCGCCATTCCTCCTCATCGTCCTTGCTCACAAGGTATCTCCATCAACGGTGTTTTGTATTATGGAGCTTGTATTGATAATAACAATACTTCTGTGGTTATGAGTTTTGATTTGAGGTCAGAAGAGTTCACTTTGATAAAGTTACCCCTTGACGTAGTCATGACCTCTAGTCCAAATCTCATGAACTACGGTGGGAAAATAGCTGTTTTTGACTACTCCGTTTCTCTTCTTGCAACTAATGGTACCGTGGACCTCTGGACATTGGAGGATGGTGGGAAAAGTATCTGGTCAAACAAGATGTCATTAGTTTTGCCTGTTTCTCAAATGAATTTCGCTAGTAACAATCACTTGAAGATGCAATCCACCACTCGCAGCGGTGAGGTTAGGTTGGCAAAGGCAACCATCGTGTTTAACCAACATGTATTCTATGTCACCTATGATTTCGAGAGGAATATGGTAACATCAAGGTTTAAGTTAAAACCATTATCGGCCAGTATTGGGACTTGCTTGCGGACGAATTTTTGGGATGATACTGAGAGCATTATGTATTTGGAAACCTga
- the LOC108810845 gene encoding transcription initiation factor IIF subunit beta, whose protein sequence is MKMEEFGAKKNENQALETDFAERPMWLMKSPSLIASALQSLPSMDDPYLPVAKVILSVDPLAAVDEETKFVMELARAGSGNIPKRFGLDMSKDFIPLAVFSESSSQGKTSVEGKIKNKFHMSPRTENMESYGKLCRERATKSMCKNKQIQVIDNATGMYMWPTPGTVAPTGTFEKKKVTTKTTEMKRTRRDRREMEEVMFNLFERQSHWTLRNLIQDTDQPEQFLKDLLRDLCIYNNKGSNQGTYELKPEYKRATQE, encoded by the exons ATGAAAATGGAAGAGTTTGGGGCAAAGAAGAATGAGAATCAAGCTTTGGAAACGGATTTTGCAGAGAGACCAATGTGGCTAATGAAAAGCCCTTCTCTCATCGCTTCTGCTCTCCAATCTCTTCCTTCTATGGACGATCCATACCTTCCTGTCGCCAAAGTCATCCTCTCTGTTGATCCTCTCGCTGCCGTGGACGAAGAAACCAAA TTTGTAATGGAATTAGCTAGGGCTGGATCTGGAAACATTCCAAAACGTTTTGGCTTGGATATGTCTAAGGATTTCATTCCCTTGGCTGTTTTCTCTGAGTCTTCCTCACAAG GGAAAACGTCAGTAGAAGGGaagattaaaaacaaattccacATGAGTCCTCGTACTGAAAACATGGAGAGCTATGGCAAGCTTTGCCGTGAAAGGGCAACCAAGTCTATGTGCAAAAACAAACAGATCCAG GTCATTGATAACGCCACCGGAATGTATATGTGGCCAACACCGGGAACTGTAGCCCCCACGGGAACTTTT gaaaagaagaaagtgaCAACCAAGACAACGGAAATGAAGAGAACAAGAAGGGACCGAAGAGAGATGGAGGAGGTCATGTTTAATCTCTTTGAAAGACAATCTCATTGGACTCTGAGGAACCTCATTCAAGATACCGACCAACCAGAG CAATTCCTGAAAGACTTGCTTAGAGATCTTTGCATTTACAACAACAAAGGGAGTAACCAAGGAACTTATGAACTGAAGCCTGAGTACAAGAGAGCCACACAAGAATAA
- the LOC108810983 gene encoding RING-H2 finger protein ATL18-like has protein sequence MISLLFPQSSLYTVAIVFYTYVCIPLGKLKKQCGEARSHDDDDDGYNLTSLMFRDKEKKKGEEMCCSICLMDYEDEDAVTHLPRCNHLFHVHCIEPWLLRGSLTCPLCRSFVFSPTPSHPNNNVINVRSSSTFHLSLVFIFFFLFLHHLVEYLL, from the coding sequence atgatttcaTTGTTGTTTCCACAGTCGTCTTTGTACACAGTAGCCATAGTATTCTACACATATGTGTGCATTCCCTTAGGGAAGTTGAAGAAGCAGTGTGGAGAAGCTAGATcgcatgatgatgatgatgacggtTACAACCTAACCAGTTTGATGTTCAGGGACAAGGAAAAGAAGAAGGGGGAAGAGATGTGCTGTTCAATATGCCTCATGGATTATGAAGATGAAGATGCGGTGACACATCTCCCGAGATGCAATCATCTCTTCCATGTACATTGTATTGAGCCTTGGCTTCTCCGTGGCAGTCTCACTTGCCCTCTCTGCAGATCTTTTGTATTCTCTCCTACTCCTTCTCATCCTAACAACAATGTCATTAATGTCCGCTCCTCTTCCACCTTCCATCTCTCActcgtttttattttcttcttcttgtttctccATCATCTTGTTGAATACTTGTTGTAG
- the LOC108811843 gene encoding uncharacterized protein LOC108811843, producing the protein MPPQDHSSWDRKDLLRQRKHERPSEPPFDPPPFRWRDSSSSSSSHRDFNSRWGGSSDFRRPSSYHGKQGGRYPFAEESSHGYTSSRSSARMFENDYYRPSAPRGDWRYTRNCRDDRVPLNNKDWRCNTWEMNNGSSRAFERPCGVRNGRRSVEDRPPASDSHTSVVNSWEPSNSAQQMDIELCTPVRTVRFKNEQKFSDQRQSLPSDPHADGPGLFDRPSSVNSYENKECSPAKQTNGLMYGRRLADDNPPVLNAEIEGTRNQILLKEDNKLHGVSDLDGVRENGKENSLGATGKLPVWTRSGSFASQSSGFSHSSSLKSLGAVDSSDRELKILPKTVAVTQSSSGDATACAKTTLSEEMSSRKKQRLGWGEGLAKYENKKVDVNTTEDGTDLLENSAEELHSLNKSIADKSPTAANAPDYGSPTTPSSVACNSSPDKSSAKGAIGASDVSNMCLSPSPVSSIHLERLPINIEELDNISMERVGCLLKELLGTDDPGTGDSSSVQLTSMNKLLAWKGDILKAVEMAESEIDLLESKQRALKLESGRQCRVVKHASEGDENVQQEASCNLGLKAVASSVAETLVRDPVHQAAKVPSEIIEDSCREVNSLCHFLATVGSNEDILPIPSTKADANQETIDLSSADDSMVSDEKLLGAKLLSTNKTYACESSQVFNKMLPRDFSSFDYSRFPGICQRQFDSHVKEKIADRIELLRAREKILLLQFKAFQLAWKKDVRQLASAKYQPKANKRTEVFPYAKNGGHLKFSQPVRLRLSSSASRRDSVASTTELVGYMKKLLKNTRLKPFRDILRMPAMILDEKERVRSRFISSNGLIEDPCDVEKERTMINPWTPEEKEIFLSMLAMHGKDFKKIASYLTQKTTADCIDYYYKNHKSDCFGKIKKQRGYGKEGKHTYMLAPTKKWKREMGAASLDILGAVSIIAANAGKASTRQTSSKRITLRGCSSSSSLQRDGNYSEGYSHSFDFPRKRTLGADVVAVGPLSSEQINSCLRTSVNSREGCMDHLKFAPAAKKPRISHTTHNENSNEDDDSCSDESCGETGPIHWTDAERSAFIQGFSQFGKNFASLSRFVRTRSPDQCRVFFSKVRKCLGLECIQSGSGNVSTSASVDNAIEGGGSDLEGPCATESNSGICNNGVSATIGLDTHTSPVNMNQERANHSGFENVEAGLSRSEQENGLALLRLKDVTNLVDAASIPGQVSEPCRDLVDINTVESSHCQAADQINSNDLLSKEINEGNSTSVAAEETKSSDQLSTEIDEGNLTPVAVSSDPLYCGSLVLPNNIVEKGSGCEGAALPNQSSKMQDGVMQAANRTINSGLEAEAAPSSFRYLECLHHVPIEEDLVGVVSVPQGDSNCHTESELPNPLVVQTNKMGWQFSEVNLDLERGSQVLGHIKAEQNGQLNATSTDSCQIPWISFTQDPSRIIRSKSDLIVKAQRTGEAFSLRKCTSSATKPLTVFQKDGRSGHSRSHSFSLSNTERLDKNGDVKLFGTVLTADENGSKQKHNPGGSIRSSSTLSRDHETGNQYINQQHLQNVPITSYGFWDGNRIQTGLTSLPESAKLLASYPEALTTHLEQQVVSTKDIQLDASGVLSFGKHIEDRAEVSSGKDKGKIGGEITGVAEAAT; encoded by the exons ATGCCGCCGCAGGACCACTCGTCTTGGGATCGGAAGGATCTTCTGAGGCAGAGGAAGCACGAGAGACCCTCCGAGCCTCCTTTCGATCCCCCTCCTTTCAGGTGGAGggactcttcttcttcctcctcttctcaCCGTGATTTTAACTCCCGGTGGGGAGGATCTTCTGACTTCCGCAGGCCTTCTTCTT ATCATGGGAAGCAGGGCGGAAGGTACCCGTTTGCGGAGGAGAGTAGTCATGGATACACATCTTCTCGGTCCAGTGCTCGGATGTTTGAAAATGACTACTATAGACCATCAGCACCACGTGGAGACTGGCGATACACCAGGAATTGCAGGGATGACAGAGTTCCTTTAAACAACAAGGACTGGAGGTGCAATACGTGGGAGATGAACAACGGATCTTCGAGAGCTTTTGAGAGGCCGTGTGGTGTTAGAAATGGTCGGAGGTCGGTGGAGGACAGACCACCTGCATCAGATTCACATACTTCTGTGGTCAACTCGTGGGAACCATCCAACTCCGCTCAGCAGATGGATATTGAGCTGTGCACCCCGGTTCGGACAGTTAGATTTAAGAACGAGCAGAAATTTTCTGATCAGAGGCAATCACTTCCTTCAGATCCTCATGCTGACGGTCCTGGGTTGTTTGATCGGCCTTCTTCAGTAAACAGTTATGAAAATAAGGAGTGTTCTCCAGCAAAGCAAACCAACGGTTTGATGTACGGTCGAAGGTTAGCTGATGATAATCCTCCAGTCCTCAATGCAGAAATAGAGGGAACCCGGAATCAGATTCTCCTGAAAGAAGATAATAAGTTACATGGAGTTAGTGATTTAGACGGTGTCAGAGAAAATGGGAAGGAGAATTCCCTGGGAGCAACTGGGAAGCTTCCAGTGTGGACCCGTTCCGGGAGTTTTGCGTCTCAGAGTTCAGGTTTTAGTCACTCAAGTAGCTTGAAAAGCTTGGGGGCTGTTGATTCCAGTGATCGAGAACTTAAAATTCTTCCTAAAACTGTTGCCGTGACTCAATCTTCTTCAGGAGACGCTACTGCATGTGCCAAAACTACACTGTCTGAGGAGATGAGTTCTAGAAAGAAGCAACGTCTTGGCTGGGGTGAGGGCCTGGCGAAATACGAGAATAAGAAAGTTGATGTTAACACAACCGAGGATGGAACAGACTTGTTGGAAAACAGTGCAGAGGAACTGCATTCTTTGAACAAAAGTATTGCTGATAAAAGTCCTACAGCAGCCAATGCTCCAGATTATGGTTCCCCTACAACTCCATCCTCTGTAGCTTGCAATTCATCACCAG ATAAGTCATCTGCGAAGGGTGCTATTGGTGCTAGTGATGTCAGTAACATGTGCCTTTCACCTAGCCCCGTGTCTAGTATTCACCTTGAACGACTTCCAATCAATATAGAGGAGCTTGATAACATCTCAATGGAGCGAGTTGGCTGTTTGCTCAAGGAATTGCTTGGTACTGATGATCCTGGTACAGGGGATTCGAGTTCCGTCCAGTTGACCTCAATGAACAAATTACTTGCCTGGAAAGGTGATATTTTGAAAGCTGTGGAGATGGCTGAATCTGAAATTGATCTGCTTGAAAGCAAACAAAGGGCGCTAAAGCTTGAAAGTGGGAGACAGTGCCGTGTTGTTAAACACGCTTCCGAGGGAGATGAAAATGTGCAGCAGGAAGCTTCTTGTAATTTGGGTCTCAAGGCAGTAGCTTCCTCTGTGGCTGAAACATTGGTGAGAGATCCTGTTCATCAGGCAGCCAAGGTTCCTTCTGAAATAATTGAAGATAGTTGTCGAGAAGTTAATTCTCTGTGCCATTTTCTTGCCACTGTCGGAAGCAATGAAGATATACTGCCCATACCGTCTACCAAAGCAGATGCTAATCAGGAAACGATTGACCTTTCTTCTGCTGATGATAGCATGGTCTCTGATGAAAAATTGCTCGGTGCTAAGTTATTATCTACCAATAAGACATATGCCTGTGAATCATCTCAAGTATTTAATAAAATGCTTCCGAGAGATTTCAGTTCGTTTGACTACTCAAGATTCCCTGGCATATGTCAAAGGCAGTTTGATTCTcatgttaaagaaaaaattgcGGATAGGATAGAGCTCTTGAGAGCTAGGGAGAAAATTTTGCTCCTTCAGTTTAAAGCGTTTCAGCTCGCATGGAAGAAAGATGTGCGTCAACTAGCTTCTGCAAAGTACCAACCAAAGGCTAACAAAAGAACAGAAGTATTTCCGTATGCAAAAAATGGTGGGCATCTGAAGTTTTCCCAACCTGTACGCCTGAGGCTCTCTTCTTCAG CTTCAAGAAGGGATAGTGTAGCCTCCACGACAGAGCTCGTAGGTTACATGAAAAAGCTACTAAAGAATACCCGTTTAAAGCCTTTTAGAGACATTTTGAGGATGCCTGCGATGATTTTGGATGAGAAAGAAAGGGTGAGGTCGCGGTTTATCTCTAGCAATGGGCTGATTGAAGATCCATGCGACGTTGAGAAGGAAAGAACAATGATTAATCCTTGGACCCCAGAGGAGAAAGAGATTTTCCTTAGTATGCTAGCAATGCATGGGAAGGATTTCAAGAAAATTGCTTCATATCTTACTCAGAAGACAACTGCGGACTGTATCGATTACTACTACAAAAACCACAAGTCAGATTGTTTTGGGAAAATAAAGAAGCAGCGTGGTTATGGTAAAGAAGGGAAACACACCTACATGTTGGCGCCAACAAAAAAGTGGAAACGTGAGATGGGGGCTGCCTCTCTTGATATTTTAGGTGCTGTCTCCATTATTGCAGCAAACGCAGGCAAGGCATCAACCCGGCAGACTTCTTCCAAAAGGATCACCCTTAGAGGTTGTAGCAGTTCTAGTTCGTTGCAGCGCGATGGCAATTACTCTGAAGGGTACTCCCACAGTTTCGATTTCCCTCGTAAGAGAACTCTTGGTGCAGATGTTGTAGCTGTTGGTCCTTTGTCATCAGAGCAGATTAATTCCTGCTTAAGGACTTCCGTGAACTCTAGAGAGGGGTGTATGGATCATCTGAAGTTTGCTCCTGCTGCAAAGAAACCTCGTATATCTCATACTACACATAATGAGAACAGCAATGAAGACGATGACTCATGTTCAGATGAGAGCTGCGGGGAAACGGGACCTATTCATTGGACCGATGCGGAGAGATCTGCCTTTATACAGGGTTTCTCGCAATTTGGCAAGAATTTTGCTTCATTATCGAGGTTCGTCAGGACCAGATCTCCGGATCAGTGTAGGGTTTTCTTTAGCAAGGTTCGGAAATGCCTTGGATTGGAATGTATACAGTCTGGATCTGGAAATGTGAGCACATCCGCAAGTGTTGATAATGCCATTGAGGGTGGTGGAAGCGACTTGGAGGGTCCTTGTGCTACGGAGAGTAACTCTGGCATATGCAATAATGGAGTTAGCGCTACGATTGGTTTGGATACGCATACCTCGCCTGTTAACATGAATCAGGAGAGAGCCAATCATTCAGGCTTTGAAAATGTGGAAGCCGGCCTTAGTAGATCAGAACAAGAGAATGGGCTGGCATTATTGCGTTTGAAAGATGTTACAAATCTCGTCGACGCTGCATCTATCCCGGGTCAAGTTTCGGAACCTTGCAGAGATTTGGTAGACATTAATACTGTTGAGAGCAGCCACTGTCAGGCTGCAGACCAGATTAACAGCAATGATCTACTGTCAAAGGAAATAAATGAAGGTAATTCGACATCTGTCGCTGCAGAGGAAACTAAAAGCAGTGATCAACTGTCAACGGAAATAGATGAAGGTAATTTAACACCCGTCGCTGTATCTTCTGACCCCTTGTATTGTGGGTCACTCGTTCTTCCCAATAATATTGTGGAGAAGGGCTCAGGATGTGAAGGTGCTGCATTGCCTAACCAAAGTTCAAAGATGCAGGATGGAGTGATGCAAGCTGCAAACAGAACCATAAATTCTGGTCTTGAGGCTGAAGCTGCACCTTCAAGTTTCAGATACCTCGAGTGTCTGCACCATGTTCCGATAGAGGAAGACCTTGTAGGCGTCGTCAGTGTACCACAAGGAGATTCCAATTGCCATACAGAGTCCGAGTTACCAAATCCTCTTGTTGTCCAAACAAATAAAATGGGCTGGCAGTTTTCTGAGGTCAATCTGGATTTGGAGAGGGGAAGTCAGGTTTTGGGCCATATCAAAGCTGAGCAGAATGGTCAGTTAAATGCGACTAGCACGGACTCTTGTCAAATTCCGTGGATATCATTCACGCAAGATCCGAGCAGGATAATTCGGTCAAAATCTGATTTGATTGTAAAGGCTCAACGTACAGGTGAAGCTTTCTCACTCAGAAAGTGTACTAGCTCAGCTACTAAGCCTCTGACAGTATTCCAAAAAGATGGAAGATCTGGTCATAGCAGGAGCCATTCATTTAGTCTGTCTAATACTGAGAGGCTCGATAAGAATGGAGATGTGAAACTGTTTGGTACAGTCCTAACCGCTGATGAGAATGGAAGCAAGCAAAAACACAATCCAGGAGGAAGTATCAGGTCATCGTCAACCTTGAGCAGGGACCATGAGACAGGAAATCAGTACATTAATCAGCAACACCTTCAGAATGTTCCTATTACGAGCTATGGTTTTTGGGATGGCAACAGAATCCAAACTGGGCTCACATCATTGCCAGAGTCTGCCAAGTTACTTGCAAGTTACCCCGAAGCACTTACCACGCATCTTGAGCAGCAAGTTGTTAGTACCAAAGATATTCAGCTGGATGCTAGTGGAGTTCTGAGCTTTGGGAAGCATATCGAAGATAGAGCAGAGGTTTCGAGCGGTAAGGATAAAGGTAAGATAGGAGGAGAGATAACTGGTGTAGCAGAAGCAGccacatga
- the LOC108811796 gene encoding uncharacterized protein LOC108811796, producing the protein MAHQDNLDHPHRCNDSDEQDPTTVTIEFLRARLLAERAVSKSARAKLDGLADKVAELEEQLKIVSLQRKKAEQATADVLAILAENGFNDDVSDGYDSSSDQESYSQTSSGKSLSWKGRRREAAAASSDKAKEPRDRRQRGFDSAYIWRPRHRQGRSCRQIKRSETRTVSEDHHKGNGNAVVDLHDGTEASEEASRTVVDVDAMKRDESLQRVLEKRDSMDVNLERALAKRAQVIGSFEDMEETQKQWEKEFTDNKSSALDLCDVGNHSDVTDESNGEKAQEGSTVVVVPSLLDTKCVDHRESFEALSHGSPDDSVTSSSDKCCKSCGSKSIEGDKGKHIAESPKTESSHSQSSKGISSSTIQPNSRGSSFCSNATTIQKLDYLLVPVAKEKSTDTCETVLTALKQAKLSLQEKVIRKPESSYPSSPGSYMNTYALPIEAASGSESSLPASNLGSSMVEFPVGCAGLFRVPTVFSPDASTMNSFLACPSSSQRALISHTPDTSPPLSMDERPLTTPYIGGPKLYAGFRADTQESRRCKATTPSVSGIVISGFGSSHQLSSSSSFNLDRRGSTYTPMTLTRSSVLPSREMYSTPYYTRAVGLPPSGGSGDGLFRRV; encoded by the exons ATGGCGCATCAGGACAACTTGGATCATCCTCATCG GTGTAATGATTCAGACGAACAAGATCCTACTACAGTGACAATTGAGTTTCTCCGTGCGCGTTTACTTGCCGAAAGAGCTGTTTCCAAGAGCGCAAGAGCTAAACTTGATGGACTCGCTGATAAA GTAGCAGAGCTGGAGGAACAGCTCAAGATTGTGTCTTTACAGAGAAAGAAGGCAGAACAAGCAACTGCTGATGTCCTTGCCATCCTTGCAGAAAATGGGTTTAATGATGATGTCTCTGACGGTTATGATTCAAGCTCTGATCAAGAGAGCTACTCTCAGACGAGTTCTGGCAAAAGTCTGTCCTGGAAAGGACGCAGGAGAGAAGCAGCAGCAGCTTCTTCAGACAAAGCCAAGGAACCGCGTGATAGGAGACAGAGAGGTTTCGACTCTGCTTATATTTGGCGTCCAAGACACCGCCAAGGAAGGTCTTGTAGACAAATAAAACGCAGCGAAACAAG AACTGTGTCTGAAGATCATCATAAGGGAAATGGAAACGCAGTTGTTGATCTTCATGATGGCACTGAAGCGAGCGAAGAGGCGTCCAGAACTGTGGTTGATGTTGATGCAATGAAGAGAGACGAAAGCTTGCAGAGGGTGTTAGAGAAGAGAGACAGCATGGACGTCAACTTAGAGAGAGCGTTAGCAAAACGTGCACAAGTTATCGGATCTTTTGAAGATATGGAAGAGACTCAAAAGCAGTGGGAGAAAGAGTTCACAGATAATAAATCATCTGCTTTG GATTTGTGTGACGTAGGGAACCATTCAGATGTGACAGATGAAAGCAATGGAGAAAAAGCACAAGAAGGTTCCACGGTAGTAGTTGTACCTTCACTCCTTGATACAAAGTGTGTTGACCATAGGGAATCATTTGAAGCTTTGTCGCATGGTTCGCCTGATGATTCAGTAACATCATCATCTGATAAGTGCTGCAAAAGTTGTGGATCCAAATCTATAGAAGGAGACAAAGGAAAACATATAGCTGAGAGTCCTAAAACTGAGTCTTCTCATTCACAGAGCTCTAAAGGTATCTCTTCATCAACTATTCAGCCAAACTCTAGAGGCAGTTCCTTTTGCAGTAACGCCACTACCATCCAGAAATTAGATTATCTATTAGTTCCAGTGGCGAAAGAGAAGTCTACTGATACATGTGAGACGGTGCTCACTGCGCTAAAGCAAGCTAAGCTGTCTCTGCAAGAGAAAGTCATCAGAAAACCTGAAAGCTCATATCCTTCATCGCCAGGTTCGTATATGAACACATACGCACTACCTATAGAGGCAGCATCTGGTTCCGAATCATCTCTCCCTGCTTCCAACCTTGGCTCCTCCATGGTAGAGTTTCCTGTTGGCTGTGCTGGACTTTTTCGAGTACCAACTGTTTTTTCACCTGATGCATCAACGATGAACAGCTTTCTAGCTTGCCCTTCGAGTTCTCAGAGAGCTCTGATTAGCCATACACCTGACACCAGTCCTCCTTTGTCAATGGATGAGCGTCCTTTGACCACTCCATACATTGGTGGACCAAAACTATATGCAGGGTTCAGGGCAGACACCCAAGAATCAAGACGTTGTAAAGCGACCACACCAAGTGTTTCAGGCATTGTCATCTCTGGTTTTGGAAGTAGCCACCAACTATCATCCTCAAGTAGCTTCAACTTAGATAGACGAGGAAGTACATATACTCCCATGACACTTACTCGAAGCTCAGTTCTGCCTAGTAGAGAAATGTATTCGACTCCTTACTACACACGTGCGGTTGGGTTGCCTCCTAGTGGTGGTTCTGGTGACGGTTTGTTTAGACGAGTGTGA
- the LOC108811802 gene encoding uncharacterized protein LOC108811802 yields the protein MAEPDSPPPPQLNLPSFVVNLFPFLKPKSPANVTDGGPKPTGGDKETQNSTVSFPYNPPKSTEPLKVEAEPSSGTTSNSLVIWQVYALGGFLVLKWAWARWNERNEKKKSTDDDDDQAPHPEDD from the exons ATGGCTGAACCcgattctcctcctcctcctcagctGAACTTACCTTCTTTCGTCGTCAACCTGTTCCCCTTCCTCAAACCTAAGTCTCCTGCTAACGTTACCGATGGTGGTCCTAAACCCACGGGAGGAGATAAGGAGACTCAGAACTCGACCGTCTCTTTCCCTTACAATCCTCCCAAGAGCACTGAGCCACTCAAGGTTGAAGCCGAGCCTAGCTCCGGGACCACTTCCAATTCCCTCGTCATTTGGcag GTATATGCACTTGGAGGGTTTCTTGTCCTGAAGTGGGCTTGGGCGAGATGGAATGAGAGGAACGAGAAAAAGAAGTCAacggatgatgatgatgatcaagcTCCTCATCCCGAAGATGATTGA
- the LOC108811799 gene encoding uncharacterized protein LOC108811799 codes for MYHPTRGGVRGGRDQFSWDEVKADKHRENYLGHSVKAPVGRWQKGKDLNWYARDKKQGGPNTDAIKEEIQRVKEQEEQAMREALGLAPKSSTRPQGNRLDKQEYTELIKRGSTAEDLGAGKADAVWVHGIGYAKTPRPWEDPTTLAPTQTEDAGPVRLPAEAPTIKTVEVVPNDTERNQEKDKREEKKPTKRDREERHERHEKHERREKRERHEKRHSRDSDDRKKHKKEKKDRKRRHDSDSD; via the exons ATGTATCATCCGACGAGAGGCGGTGTTCGTGGTGGTCGAGATC AGTTTAGCTGGGATGAAGTCAAGGCAGATAAACATAGGGAGAACTATTTGGGTCACAGTGTCAAGGCCCCTGTTGGACGATGGCAAAAAG GCAAAGATCTTAACTGGTATGCTAGAGATAAGAAACAAGGGGGTCCCAACACGGATGCTATTAAAGAGGAGATTCAAAGGGTTAAGGAACAAGAGGAACAAGCCATGAGGGAGGCTCTGGGTTTGGCACCAAAGTCCTCTACAAGACCACAAGGCAATCGCCTTGACAAGCAAGAGTATACTGAACTTATCAAAAGGGGTTCAACTGCCGAGGACCTGGGTGCAGGGAAGGCTGATGCAGTTTGGGTTCACGGCATTGGCTATGCTAA GACACCACGACCTTGGGAAGATCCTACCACCCTTGCACCAACTCAGACAGAAGATGCAGGGCCTGTACGTCTACCAGCAGAGGCACCAACGATCAAAACTGTTGAAGTTGTACCTAATGATACTGAGAGGAACCAAGAGAAGGATAAGCGCGAGGAAAAGAAACCTACGAAGAGAGATAGGGAAGAGAGACATGAGAGGCACGAAAAACATGAAAGGCGCGAGAAACGTGAGAGGCATGAAAAGCGACACAGTCGTGATTCAGATGACaggaagaagcacaagaaagagaagaaggatAGGAAGAGGAGACATGACTCTGATTCCGATTGA